The Amblyomma americanum isolate KBUSLIRL-KWMA chromosome 3, ASM5285725v1, whole genome shotgun sequence genome window below encodes:
- the LOC144125536 gene encoding 17-beta-hydroxysteroid dehydrogenase type 6-like: MQGYASMFIVMFLFLFCVLYMVPIVRTGAHMISLALVVIVVSHYCAVWLLTLLAYKMVMPKGKIVAITRCDSGYGNRLALELGRRGFTVVAGCVSAQSPGTRQLMYQDSDNIHVVETDVTQAESLAEFEKRVRSMCKDDYHLWAVIINLSVVSLGELEWYDDDDMRWTYEVNVLCVARVARVFLPLLRQSPYHGRRFVIVNSVWSRMAVPGTGPYCMSKYAVRCFTEVLRREVLKFGIYVVAIEPNLYRLPQTEPSSLLKSYKYMWDKLPDDIKNIYSRGYADEMEGNIRKTIAKEPDPIVLDVAKKMLDSVRTTHPSKIYQPDLLTWKILYAGFRLLPDEITDFWFTNIAGLMKT; this comes from the exons ATGCAGGGCTACGCAAGTATGTTCATCGTAATGTTCCTGTTCCTGTTCTGCGTCCTGTACATGGTGCCCATTGTACGCACCGGGGCGCACATGATATCCCTCGCCCTGGTCGTCATAGTCGTCTCGCACTACTGCGCCGTCTGGCTGCTCACGCTGCTCGCCTACAAGATGGTCATGCCAAAGGGCAAGATCGTCGCCATCACGCGCTGCGACAGCGGCTACGGGAACAGGCTGGCCCTGGAGCTCGGCCGACGAGGATTCACG GTGGTTGCCGGCTGTGTGAGCGCGCAGAGTCCCGGCACCAGGCAGCTCATGTACCAGGATTCGGACAACATCCACGTAGTGGAGACCGACGTGACACAGGCCGAGTCGCTCGCAGAGTTCGAGAAGCGCGTGCGATCGatgtgcaaggacgactaccacCTGTGGGCCGTCATCATCAACCTGAGCGTGGTGTCCCTCGGCGAGCTGGAGTggtacgacgacgacgacatgcGATGGACCTACGAG GTGAATGTACTGTGCGTTGCCCGCGTGGCCAGGGTGTTCCTGCCACTGCTACGCCAGTCTCCCTACCACGGGCGGCGCTTCGTCATCGTGAACAGCGTGTGGAGCCGCATGGCCGTGCCCGGCACCGGCCCGTACTGCATGAGCAAGTACGCCGTGCGCTGCTTCACCGAGGTGCTCCGCCGGGAAGTGCTCAAGTTCGGCATCTACGTAGTGGCCATCGAACCAAACCTCTACCGGCTGCCGCAGACGGAGCCCAGCTCGCTTCTCAAGTCCTACAAGTATATGTGGGACAAGCTGCCCGACGACATCAAGAATATTTACTCTAGG GGCTACGCTGACGAAATGGAAGGAAACATCCGAAAAACCATAGCGAAGGAGCCCGACCCCATAGTGCTGGACGTAGCAAAGAAAATGCTCGACTCGGTGCGAACGACGCATCCCAGCAAAATATACCAGCCGGACCTGCTCACTTGGAAGATACTGTATGCTGGATTTCGCTTGTTGCCTGACGAAATCACAGACTTTTGGTTCACGAATATAGCCGGACTGATGAAAACTTGA
- the LOC144125537 gene encoding endochitinase-like — MKLIALPLTLLLACALGMPQQDGDATTPSTSSTSLSTSAASSVSTSQAPANATSSTTTGAASSGRSPVVCYYYGWANTRPNPANYGVDDIPGDLCTHVNFAYAGVDPQTWELKSEVPEYESNRELFKNFTAIKTRYTQLKTLLSVGGWQHENGVFSAMAANSNRRALFIESVLRWMKEYNLDGVDMAWPFPGVSYRGGSPRDKENYVSLIRELAGAFEGRGLLLTVVVPLPEEFLEAGYDIPEISKHVDWINAQAYDLRGVWNGVTDVHTPLYSRSIDIGPQKTLNVKDGLARIVGSGAPKSKVVMGIAFFGRGFTLLDPAQHGLHALVNRDVPPRPGPFVRSNEVFAYYEICLNLKGNWKREFDEEGKCPYVYYRDQWIGYDDAVSIRHKINFLLQEGYRGVYVFNNDLDDFRGFCGETNILLKTIKEGLNGNKNEITASPA, encoded by the exons ATGAAGCTTATAGCGCTACCGCTCACCCTTTTACTAGCGTGTGCTCTTGGCATGCCCCAGCAAGACG GGGATGCTACGACGCCTTCAACGAGTTCAACCAGCCTGTCCACATCGGCGGCGAGTTCGGTGTCCACATCCCAGGCGCCAGCCAACGCCACGTCAAGCACCACCACCGGCGCCGCGTCCTCGGGTCGGTCGCCCGTGGTGTGCTACTACTACGGCTGGGCCAACACGCGACCCAACCCAGCCAACTATGGCGTAGACGACATCCCCGGAGACCTGTGCACGCACGTCAACTTCGCCTACGCTGGCGTCGACCCGCAGACCTGGGAGCTCAAGAGTGAGGTGCCCGAGTACGAGAGCAACAGAG AACTGTTCAAGAACTTCACGGCCATCAAGACCAGATACACCCAGCTGAAGACTCTTCTGTCGGTGGGCGGCTGGCAACATGAGAACGGAGTCTTTTCGGCCATGGCAGCGAACTCCAACCGCCGAGCTCTTTTCATCGAAAGCGTGCTGCGCTGGATGAAGGAGTACAACCTGGACGGCGTGGACATGGCCTGGCCTTTCCCAGGCGTCTCCTACCGAGGCGGTTCGCCACGCGATAAGGAAAACTACGTCAGCCTCATCAGG GAACTGGCTGGTGCATTCGAAGGGAGAGGCTTGCTGCTGACAGTCGTCGTGCCGCTCCCTGAGGAGTTCCTCGAGGCCGGATACGACATTCCAGAAATTTCTAA GCACGTCGACTGGATCAACGCCCAAGCCTACGACCTGAGGGGAGTCTGGAACGGAGTTACCGATGTGCACACCCCACTCTACTCGAGATCCATTGATATCGGTCCGCAGAAGACTCTGAATGTG AAAGACGGCCTCGCTCGCATCGTGGGCAGCGGTGCGCCGAAGTCCAAGGTGGTGATGGGTATCGCTTTCTTCGGCCGGGGCTTCACGCTCCTCGACCCGGCACAGCACGGCCTCCACGCCCTCGTCAACCGCGACGTGCCTCCGCGCCCCGGACCCTTTGTCAGGAGCAACGAGGTGTTCGCCTACTACGAG ATCTGTCTCAACCTGAAGGGCAACTGGAAGCGCGAGTTCGACGAGGAGGGCAAGTGCCCGTACGTATACTACAGGGACCAGTGGATCGGCTACGATGATGCTGTCAGCATTCGACACAAG ATCAACTTCCTTCTGCAAGAGGGCTACCGGGGTGTCTACGTGTTCAACAACGACCTGGACGACTTCCGAGGCTTCTGCGGCGAAACCAACATCCTCCTGAAGACCATCAAGGAAGGCCTGAACGGCAACAAGAACGAGATTACCGCATCACCCGCTTGA
- the LOC144123504 gene encoding 17-beta-hydroxysteroid dehydrogenase type 6-like: MRQLARGRSGYTRKEEEARQQRRRHPEGSIAPKNAVTMRGYAAMILVMSAVLFSILYMVPLVRTVAHMFSLTLIVVIASHYSAAWLLKVLTYKVVDPKGKIVIITRCDSGYGNRLAMELNRRGFTVVAGCVSAQSPGTRQLMYQGSDNIHVVETDVTQAESLAEFEKRVRSLCKRDTHLWAVIINLSVVSIGELEWYDDEDMRWTYEVNVLCVARVARMFLPLLRESPYCGRRFVIVNSVWSRIAMPGTGPYCMSKYAVRCFTEVLRREVLKFGIYVVGVEPNLYRLPQTEPSSLLKSYKYMWDKLPDETKDIYSRSYGDEMGTNIRNIIAKESDPVVLEVAEKMLDSVQTAHPSKLYQPDLLRRKVLYAGFRMLPDEITDFWLTEVSGLMKA; this comes from the exons ATGCGACAACTGGCTCGTGGGCGCAGTGGTTATACCcgaaaagaagaagaagcgcgccaGCAGCGACGTCGACATCCAGAAGGTTCAATCGCACCGAAAAACGCAGTGACCATGCGAGGCTACGCGGCCATGATCCTAGTCATGTCCGCCGTGCTATTCTCCATTCTGTACATGGTGCCCCTGGTGCGCACCGTGGCGCACATGTTTTCGCTCACCCTGATCGTAGTGATCGCCTCGCACTACTCGGCGGCCTGGCTGCTCAAAGTGCTCACCTACAAGGTGGTTGATCCCAAGGGCAAGATCGTCATCATCACGCGCTGCGACAGCGGCTACGGGAACCGGCTCGCCATGGAGCTCAACCGCCGAGGGTTCACG GTGGTTGCCGGCTGCGTGAGCGCGCAGAGCCCCGGCACCAGGCAGCTCATGTACCAGGGTTCGGACAACATCCACGTAGTGGAGACCGACGTCACGCAGGCCGAGTCGCTGGCCGAGTTCGAGAAACGCGTGCGATCGCTGTGCAAGCGTGACACTCACCTGTGGGCCGTCATCATCAACCTCAGCGTGGTCTCCATCGGCGAACTGGAGTGGTACGACGACGAGGACATGCGATGGACCTACGAG GTGAATGTGCTATGCGTCGCCCGCGTGGCCAGGATGTTCCTGCCCCTGCTGCGCGAGTCTCCCTACTGCGGACGTCGCTTCGTCATCGTGAACAGCGTGTGGAGCCGCATAGCCATGCCCGGTACGGGACCGTACTGCATGAGCAAGTACGCCGTGCGCTGCTTCACCGAGGTGCTGCGCCGGGAAGTGCTCAAGTTCGGCATCTACGTGGTCGGCGTCGAGCCGAACCTCTACCGGCTGCCGCAGACGGAGCCCAGCTCGCTGCTGAAGTCCTACAAGTACATGTGGGACAAGCTGCCCGACGAGACCAAGGACATTTACTCTAGG AGTTACGGCGACGAGATGGGGACCAATATCCGGAATATAATAGCGAAAGAATCGGACCCCGTCGTCCTGGAAGTGGCGGAGAAGATGCTCGACTCTGTGCAGACGGCGCATCCCAGCAAGCTCTACCAGCCCGACCTGCTCAGGAGGAAAGTTCTGTACGCTGGATTCCGCATGCTTCCGGACGAGATCACGGATTTCTGGCTCACGGAGGTATCCGGACTGATGAAAGCATGA
- the LOC144124281 gene encoding uncharacterized protein LOC144124281, with protein sequence MLVSSGQIINDFCWDLISTGLYTTHSTSTADRVGPSSDEGSGTSDGGTGDEPGAVDSIGSEALDDTADSAARAPTPFSEDGDRNSAVGSGSPSGLRTPTPHNEDSDRRGAVRKGSDSASHSFTTPHSEDDDLSSSVADNGNGNGSDSEPSSPTPESEGGDRSSAAGNGSDSVPRTPTPHSEGGDRSTAADDGGYSVGVASSGPSHDGRDEELDAWTRWYLRKDLEWRRRARQQLQIRRAARSAERTAAQQKASQRLQAERAFAAWCALKDGQEALRRAEQRSRRAEKEAERERKDRRTCEQSERKCREWLSRKKLEQEASHAREQSAASEDRSVKAVANQRAYDAWLVEKRTVPPKEKFHVKCIDGQLFILWE encoded by the exons ATGCTCGTTAGCAGTGGTCAGATAATCAACGACTTCTGTTGGGACCTGATTT CGACTGGCCTTTACACAACCCACAGCACAAGCACTGCCGACCGCGTGGGACCCAGCTCGGATGAGGGCAGCGGCACGAGCGACGGGGGAACAGGCGACGAGCCCGGTGCGGTCGATAGCATCGGCAGCGAGGCTCTAGATGACACGGCTGACTCAGCAGCACGCGCTCCTACTCCCTTCAGCGAAGACGGTGATCGTAATAGTGCCGTCGGCAGCGGCAGCCCCTCAGGGCTGCGCACTCCTACTCCGCACAACGAAGACAGTGACCGTCGTGGTGCCGTCCGCAAAGGTAGCGACTCAGCCTCTCATAGTTTTACTACTCCGCACAGCGAAGATGATGACCTCAGTAGCAGTGTCGCTGACAACGGCAACGGCAACGGAAGCGACTCAGAGCCTAGCAGCCCTACTCCGGAGAGCGAAGGTGGTGACCGTAGCAGTGCCGCCGGCAACGGCAGCGACTCAGTGCCACGCACTCCTACTCCGCACAGCGAAGGCGGTGACCGCAGCACTGCCGCCGACGATGGCGGCTACAGTGTTGGCGTCGCGTCGTCGGGGCCGAGCCACGACGGCAGAGACGAGGAGCTGGATGCGTGGACACGCTGGTATCTGCGCAAGGATCTCGAGTGGAGGCGGCGCGCCCGGCAGCAGCTGCAAATCCGGAGGGCAGCGCGCAGTGCGGAGCGCACCGCGGCGCAGCAGAAGGCCAGCCAGCGGCTCCAGGCGGAGCGTGCCTTCGCCGCCTGGTGTGCCTTGAAGGACGGGCAAGAGGCGCTCAGGCGGGCCGAGCAGCGCAGCCGGCGAGCCGAGAAGGAGGCCGAAAGGGAGCGGAAGGATAGGCGCACGTGCGAACAGTCCGAGCGGAAGTGCAGGGAATGGCTGTCCAGGAAGAAACTGGAGCAAG AGGCGAGCCATGCCAGGGAGCAAAGTGCGGCCAGTGAAGACCGCAGTGTGAAGGCTGTGGCAAACCAACGGGCCTACGACGCCTGGTTGGTCGAAAAGAGGACGGTGCCTCCGAAAGAAAAGTTTCACGTGAAGTGCATAGACGGCCAACTGTTTATACTGTGGGAGTGA